The genomic region GAGTCTTTGGAAAGGGGGTCCGGGGGGAGAACCTTTCTGCAAGAAAGGTTTCCCCCCGGGGGCCTCTCTTCCAAAGCTCCCTACGTTACACCTCTGTCGGGGCGGCGTTGAAGAGGGAGGCTCCCTCTTTGAGCGATTCGGCCGTGCCCATGACGTAGAGCCTGTCCCCCGGGGAGAGGGCGAACGGCCCGTCGGGGTTGGGCAGAAACTCCCTGCCGCGCCGCACCGCCGCCACGGTCAGGTTGTGGTCGCGCCGCAACCGGGCTTCCTCCAGGGTGCGCCCGGCCAGGGCCGACGCCGCATCCACCGTAAAGATCGCCACATGGAGTCCGGCCAGGGATTTGTCCGGCGAGAACGTGGCCATGGCGGCCAGGGAATCCGGGAGCATGGCCCGGTAGCCCTCGCGCCGGATGTCCTGGGCCATGTGCTCGATGTCGTCGCGCGGCACCATGAACTTGGCCAGCACCCGGGCGAAAACCACCAGTGACGCTTCGAACTCCTCGGCAATGACGTCGTTGGCCCCGAGGTCGAGCAGGGCCTTGATCTCGGAGCTGAACCGCGTGCGGGCGACGATATACAGGGCGGGATTTTCGCACCGGGCGATTTCCACCGCGCGTCTGGCCGCGGCCGCGTCGGAGATGACCACGGCCAGGGCCCTGGCGTCGCGGACCCCCATATGGACCAGCACGCCGGGCTTGGACGCGTCGCCGAAATGGATGGGCTCGCCCTTTTTCGCTTCGTTGCGCACCGTGTCCGGGTTCATCTCCAAAATGACGTAGGGGATATCCGCCGCCTTGGCCGCCCGGGCGAGTTGCCGTCCGCCGGCCCCGAAACCCAGAATGATCATGTGGTCGGCAAGCCCGGGTTCGGGCGTGGTCGCGGGCGTGTCCCGGATGCCGGTCAGGCGGCAAAAAAGCGCCGCCAGACGCGGCGCGGCGGCGATGAGGAAGGGGGCGAGCACCATGGTCACGATGCTTGCGGCCAAAAATTTTTGGTAGAAATGCTCGGAAATGACGTGGTGGGAAAAGCCGGCCTTGGCCAGGATGAAGGAGAATTCGCCCACCTGGCACAGGGCCACGCCGGCCAGCGCGGCCGTGCGCGCGGGGTAGCCCAGGATGCGCGTGGCGATGCCGGCCATGACCGCCTTGACGCACAGGATGAGGACCACGGCGCCGAGGATCTGGCCGGCGTGGTCCCAGGCCGCCGCGACATTGAGCAGCATGCCGATGGAGATAAAAAAGAGCGAGGTGAAAACGTCCTTGAAGGGCAGGACCGCCTCGTGCAGGCTTTCCCGGTAGTCCGAGCCGGAAAGGAGCAGCCCGGCCAGAAACGCCCCGAGGGAGACCGACAGGCCGATGGCGGCGGTGAGCAGGCTCACGGCCAGGCAGATGCCGAGCGCCGTGAGCAGAAAAAGCTCCCGGCTGCGCGTGCGCACGATGGAGAGCAAAAGGCGCGGCATGAGCTTGCGCGAGAGCACCACCAGCAGGATCAGTACGGCCGCGCCCTTGAACACCGTAAACACGATGGAATTGGTGAATCCGAAGGTCCGGCCGGCCAGAAGCGGCACGGCCAGGGTCAACGGCACGGCGAGCAGGTCCTGGAAGATCAGGATGCCGAGGATAACCCTCCCGTGGGGGGCCTCCATCTCGGCTCGTTCCTGCAAGGTTTTAAGGACGATGGCGGTGCTGGAGAGGGCGGCCAGCATGCCGAGCAGAATGCTCGCGCCGCCGGAAACGTCCAGGAACATGGCAAGGCCGAAAAAAAAGCCCCAGGTCAAAAGCACCTGGGCCGCGCCGCCGAGAAATACCGGTCGCTTGAGCCGTGACAGGTCGGACAGGGAAAGCTCCAGGCCGATGGTGAAAAGGAGCAAAATGACGCCGAGTTCGGCAAGGATTTCGACATCGTGGGCCGATTGGACCAGCCCCAGGCCGTGGGGGCCGCACACCACGCCCGTCAGGAGCATGCCGACCAGGGCCGGAATCTTCAGCCGATGGCAGACCAGGATAACCAGGACGGCTAGGGCGAAGATGATGGTGACGTCGGGAAGAAGCGGGATGTCCATGGCGGGACTATGGACGAAACGTCGGTCCTTGGGAAGTGGGATCCCCCCGTCAGGTCTTGAGATCAGCCCGCACGGCGTCCATGCAGCGACGCAGCGATTCGAGCGAGGCCAGCACCCCCTCGCGCTTGTCCGGTTCCACCATGGACAGGATGCTGGTGAAAAGGCCGGTCATGAAGGTGCGGATTTCCTCGCAGGCGCGCTTTCCGGCCGGCGTAAGGGAGAGCAGGGTGACCCGGGCGTCGGCCGGATCGGGATGCTTTTCGATGAGCCCCTGGCGTGAGAGCCCGGTGGTGACGGCCGTCACCCGGCTTTTGGTCACGCCGAGCCTGCGGCCGAGCTCGCCCGGGGCCAGATAGCGTGTTTCGCCCAGGGTCAGCAGCGCCCGCAGCGCCGCCGGCGGCAGGTTGAACCGTTCGCTTTGCATGGCGATGCGGGCTTGGCAGCAGGCAAAAAGATTCTCCACGGCCTCCTGGAGCCGTTGAGCCTGTCTTTCGGGGACGCGCGTATCCATAATAACGGCGTGATCGCTCATGTGGGAAAATATGTAGGTGAGGGATGTCGGCCCTGTCAATGCGGCATAAAGGCGGCGGCGTTTCAGCCGCGTTGCGCATGGTTGCGCCGGGCCGTCAGCAGCCAGGTGAGCGCGCCCAGGCCGATGGCCACGAGCAGCAGTCCGGCCAGCCAACGGAACACTCCGGCCACACCGGCGGCCAGCACGTCGGGCGGTGCGCTGGTCAGCTCCATGCGTGGTCCGACATGACCCGAGGTCAGCACCAGGGACGTGAAGACCGTGCCCACCAGCGGCAGTCCCGTGGACTGGCCGAAGACCCGGGCGTAGTTGGCCAGCCCCGATCCCACGCCGAGCCGGTGCGGCGGCATTTCGCCCATGATCGCCGAGTTGTTGGGGGCCTGGAAAATGCCGATGCCGAGTCCCACGGGCATGGAGCGCAACATGTAGCCCCACCAGGGCGTGGTTACGGTCAGGCCGCCAAGGGCCATGGTGCCGCACCACAGGATCGAAAGCCCTATGATGCGGATCAGGCACGAGCCGTAGCGGTCGGCCAGACTGCCGGCGATGGGGGCCGTGAGCGCCATGGAGAAGGGCAGGATCATCATCATGAGCCCCATTTCCATCACGGTCCGGCCTTGGGCCGACTGGAGGAAAAACGGCATGATGAAACCGCTGGCCCCGGTGATGAAGACCAGCACCGACATGGCCAGCCCGAGGCTTATGAAGGGATTGGCGAAAAGCGAGAGGTCGAGCATGGGCGCTTTGGCCCGGCGTTCGATGGCGAGGAAAAGGACCAGTCCGGCCAGGGCGACGCCCAGCAGCCCCATCGCCGTCGGATCGGAAAAACCGTTGCGCTGGGTCAGGGTCATGCCCAGGCAATAGCTGCCGAGCGTCAGGCTGGCCGTGATCGCGCCCGGGATGTCGAAGCGTTCTCCTTCCTTGATCGGCGGCAGGAACGGCATGAAGCGGTGCACCACGAAAAGGGCCGCGATGCCGATGGGGACGTTTAAAAGGAACATGGAACGCCAGCCGGCAAAGCCGATCAGCACGCCGCCAAGGGGCGGGCCGAGCATGAGCCCCATGGCCACCGTGCCGCCGATGAGCCCCAGGGCCCGGCCCCGGCTGGAGGGCGGGGAAATCTGGGTGACGATGGCCATGCCGAGGGACTGGCTCATGGCCGCGCCGATGCCCTGGGCGGCCCGGAAGGCGATGAGCCAATGCACCGACGGGGCCAGCCCGCAGCACAGGGATGCGCCGACAAAGAGGAGCAGCCCTGTGGAAAAAATACGTTTCTTGTCGTGCATGTCGCCCAGGCGGGAAACCAGCAGCAGCAGGCTGGCGATGACCAGCACGTAGCTCAGGATCACCCACTGGATGACGGCGAAATCGGTATGGAGCGCCTTGACCAGGGTGGGCAGGGCCACGTTGACGATGCTCATGTCGAGGGTGGCCATGAACACCATGAGGTTGACCCCGAGCATGGCCAGCGCGGGAGAATGGGCAGTCGTGACGGGCTGCGGTCCGGGCGCGCCGGAGCCGTGATCGAATACATGCATAAAGGGAAATGTCCTTGCGGTGAGAAAGTCCGGTTTCCCCATACGCCATTGGTCGGCGAGGGGGAAGAGGTCTTAAAGGGCCCGGCCCTGCTGGCGGTAGTCCAGGTCGCCGTGGGTGACGGCGGCGAAAAGCCACTGGGTGACGGCGTCGAGGGAGGCCGCGTCGGACCGGCGGCACAGGGGATGGCGGGATATGCGGGCTTCGAGGCCCGGCGGCAGGGAGGCTCCCGGGGGCAGGTCCAGATAGGGCGCCAACGCGCCGAGCTTCTGGCCGACGAGGTTCACGCCCCGGTCGATGAGCAGTTGCAGGGGGATGTCGCAGCGAAGCCGCCATTCCAGGTCGATGTAGCGGATATCGCCCGTTTCGGGGTGAAAGAGCACGTTGCCCGGATGGGCGTCGAGCAGGCTTCCCGGCAGCCAGCCTTCGCTCTCCCGGTCCGGGTAGATGGCCCGGCCGAGGTGGTCGCGGCAAAAGGCGGCGAAGCCGGCTGCGCTTTGCGGCCCGGCCGGCCTGGCCCGGGAGGCGATGTGCTCCATCCAGGTCGCAAGTGTCTTGGCCGCGCCGGCCATGTCGCAGTCCTCCACGGCGCAAAGCGTGGCCTGAAGGAAACTGACGTAGCCGAGCCGGTAGGGTTCGCGGGCTTTTATGTGCTGGCTGCCCGAGGTGAAGGTCGCCGGCGGCAGGTCGTGGAGATTTCGCCGCAGCACGTCCACGCCGTCGCCGGCGGCCACGAACCGGGTCATGGTCTGGAAGCGCGGCGGACAGGAATCGGCGTTTACGGCCACGGCCAGGGTGCCGCGATTGGCGGCGAGCAGCGGCGCATCGTCCGTGGCGGCGGCCAGCACCAGAAAGGAATTCATGAAATGGCCGGCCGTGCCGGCGGCCAGGGCCGAGCGCAAAAACTGACGTTCGCTAAACGCCGGCCAATGCCTGCCGTCGTAGTCCCGGGTCGGCAGCTCGAGCACGGGCAGGACGTCGATGCCTGCCATGCCCAGAGCGCGTTCGGACACCACGGCGTCCGGGGTTTTGTAGTCCGGGGAGGGATAATACCACTGGCTGACGGGGAATCCGGCCCGGGCGAGCAGGGCGGTCAGGGCCGGTCGGTCGAAAGTGCGGGCCGCGCCAGGGCCGGGGTAGCCGTTTATGCCGGCATAAGGCCGGCCGGTGTGGTCCTCGGGCAGGCCGGCCAGGTATTTGTGGCCCATGCGGTTTTCGATGGCCAGGATCAGGCAGCCATCGTCCTTCAAATAGCGTCGGGCTTCGGCGAGGAGCCTCTCATGGGGCCTGGGGCCGTCGACGAAGGCGGCGGCGTATTCCAGCACGCCGACGAGGGTCACCACGTCGTATTGGTGCTCGTAGGGCAGGCCGGCGGCGTTGGCGGCCACGATTTCCAGATTGCGGGCATTCCGGCAGCGGGCCTTGATGACGGCCGCCCGTTCGGGCGAGCCTTCCACGGCCGTTATCGCATGGGGCAGGGTGACGAGGTGGGCGGTGAGCGCGCCGCAGCCGGCCCCGAGTTCCAGGATGCGTCCGCCCGGTCCGAAATCGATCCAGGACAGGAGCGTCTTGCGGCGCGGGGTCAGGTGGTAGTGGATGGCCCAGGGCGCGTCCTTGGGGAAAAGCTCGTACTCGCCAACGGTATGTTCGCTGAAAAAGCGCAGCAGATAAGCTTCCGCGCCGTCGCGGTAGCCGATGGTCCCCTCTCCGAGCGTCACCTCCGGTCCCTGTTCGGTCATGGCGTCTCCAACGGCAAAGCATACCTCCCGGCTGTTCCCGTCAAAAGTTTTTCGGGGAGGGTGGGGGTGTGGGGGAGGGAGGCTTTTTGCAAAAAGGGGCCTCCCTCCCCCACAGTCTCAGCTCTTCTTCCGTTCCGCCTCGAACCAGGCGGCCAGGCGTTCGCAGCCGGCGTCGATATCGGCCTCGTCGCCGCCGAACGACAGGCGCAGGCTGCTTTCACCGCCGGGGCCGAAGCTGTCGCCGGGGATGGTGATGACGTTGCCCTCGCGGATCAGCCGCGTGGCCACGTTCATGGGCGCGGCGGGCAGGTCGTAGCGGGCCATGACGTAGAACGCGCCGCCCGGCTTGTTGTAGCGCACGGTCGGGCTCATGGCGTCGAGGTGTTTTTGCATGCGCTTGCGCCGGGCGGCCAGGGTGGACACAAAGCCTTCGAAGATGCCCTGGGGGCCGGTCAGGGAGGCCAGGGCGGCGATCTGGGCCGGGGTGGGGGCGCAGATGGCCGTGCAGTCGTGCACCTTGAGCATTTGCGCCATGATCGGTTCCGGGGCGAAGGCGAAGCCCACCCGCCAGCCGGTCAGGGCGTAGCGCTTGGAAAAGCTGCCCACGGCCACGAGGCGCGGTTGCAGCTCCTTGACCGTGGTCAGGGAAAAGGCCGGCGCGTCGTAGGACAGGGCGTCGTAGGTGTCGTCGCAGATGACGTAGAGGTCGTGGCGCAGGGCGATTTCGGCCACAGCCAGCAGGTCTTTTTCGGCAAAGACCGATCCGGTCGGGTTGTGGGGCGAATTGATGATGATGGCCTTGGTGCGCGGGGTCACGGCGGCGGCCACGGCGGCGGGGTCGAGGCTCCAGTCGCCCCGGCGCAGGGGAACGAGCACGGGCGTGGCCTGGGCCAGGCAGACCTGCTCCACATGGGAGGGGTAGAAGGGCTCGGGCACGATGACTTCGTCGCCTTCCTGGCACAGGCACAGGACGGCGCACAACAGCGCCTCCATGCCGCCGACGGTGATGGCGATTTCTGTCTCCGGATTGGCTTGCAGGCCTTTTTCGGTCGCGAGCTTCTCGGCCACGGCCCAGCGCAGTTCGGGCATGCCGGGTTGCAGCGAGTACTTGCCCGCCGCCGGCGAATCGCGCAGGGCCCGGCAGACCGCTTCGACCACATGGGCCGGGGTGCCGAACGAGGGTACGCCCTGGCCCAGGGAGACGCAGTCGCCGACGCCGGCGGCGATCATGGGCATGAGCTTGGTGGCCGATATCTTGATAGCCTTCGCCCGCTGGGTGAAGGCGTGCTGGATGGCGCTTGGCACGGGGTACTCCTTAAAAAAATGGCGCAACCGCCTATTTGCCGTAAACCATTTTGGGCTGGGACGACGCGGACGGTCCGGCCTTGGCCACGGCCAACGCCTTTTCGTATTCGGCCACGGAGTAGCCGGGGATGACGACGTCGCCGATGACCACGAGCGGCACGCCGCGCTGGCCGTAACGCTGGAAGCGCATACGTGCGGCGGCATCCTTTTCAATGTCCGATGCGGTAAACGGCACGCCCTTGGCCTTGAAGAAAGCCTCGGCCTTGGCGCAGTAGGGGCACCAGCTCGTCATGAAGATCTCCACTTTCGGGCCGGCGGCGAAGGCGAGCGCCTGGGCGAAAAGCAGGATGGCGAAAAACGCGGACAGGGCGGGAACGGTTTTTTTCACAGACATTGGGGTTCCGGGGTTGGGTGTTGCGGATGTTTGGTGGTAGCGGCGGCCGGGTACGGCGTCAAGAAGCGTCGCTCCTTGCCAGGGGGGCGTCGGCAATGCTACCAGCCTGTCCATGCCGGGATACAAGACGCATATGGCCGGCGCGGCGGTGGTGACCGGCGCGGCGGTGGCCGGGGCTTGGTGGCTCGGCGTCTACCGCCCCGGCTACGAGACCATGGCCGGCCTGGGGTTTTTCGCCATCCTGGGGGGCCTTTTCCCCGACGTGGACACCGACTCCACGGGACGGCGGTTTTTTTACGGCGCGGCGCTTCTGGCCGATGCCATCCTTATTGTCCGACAACAATACCGCTACGCGGCTGTGCTCGGGTTTTGCGGCCTGTTGCCGGCCATCGGCTCCCATCGGGGCTGGACCCACACTTGGTGGGCGGCGCTTCTCGTGCCGTGCACCATCCTGCTTGGGCCCATGCTGCTGTTGGGCATGCCGTGGCGGCCGTTCCTGCCGTATTACATCGCCGCCGTGCTCGGCTATTTTTCCCACCTGCTGCTTGACCGTATCGCCTGAATCCGCCTTTTTTACAGCTGGGCGTCGGACCTTATACACGAATAGAGCATTCGCCTGCCGGATCTAATGCCGCATGGCCTCGGTCCGTCGGATTGTGTCCGAGGCGGGGCCGAGGATTTCGTCGATGGCGGCATCGAGCCGGCGCATGACGTCCGGTGAAACGGCGTCGTCGCACATGATGTGCCGGGCCCGGGGCTTGGCCCCGGCTAGCGGCACGAAACGCATTGCGGCCGCCAATCGCGGTTCCCGCTCAAGCAGCCAGGAGAGTTCCTCGGGCTCGATCAGTATGGCGTCCAGCCGGCCCTTGGCCAAAAGACGCAGCATGATCGTGGGATCGGAAAAACGCGTGACCGTGCCGGCCGGCGCGGCGGCAAACGCCGCATCCAGGGCTTGGCCATAGGAAAAGCCCAGGCGGAGCCCCCATTTCCAATGTTTTTTGAGAAGGTCGCCGAGTGGTTGGGGACCGTCCTTTGCCGCGAGCGGCGCGCGCACGGCGACGCCTAGAGGCTTGTTGACGTAGATGGGAGCGCTGAAGCGGGCGAAGCGCTGACGCGCGGGCGTTTGCAGCCAACCCACGGCGCAGGAATTGACGTCCTCGGTTTCGAACGTGGCCAGGATGCGGCCGGGCGGCATTTCCCGGATGCGGTAGGGCACGCCGGCCCGCCGGAAGACGATTTGGGCCAGGGTGAGGAGGAAGCCGCCGTCGGGGCGGCCGCTATCCAGATGGTAATAGGGCTGCCTGTCGAAAACGAAAAGCGTGACCGGCTCACCGGCCGCCCGAACCGGGCCGGTCAGGCAGGGCGCCATGGCAAGAAGCGCCAAAATGGCACGGAAAAGACATTTCTTCATGGCATTATCCCGGATAATTCAGGATGAAGGCATGCCTTTTTATAACCTTTCCACTTTTGCAAGGCTGCCAGGAAGCGCGGGATGTGTCAATTCGCCCTCCCTTGCTCGCCGGTTCTTGCTTTTTTTCTCGACAACGGCGTAATATTTCCAATATTCTTTCCAGAAGGTCTTTATCGCCCGCACAGTCCGCCCCGGAGCCCCTGCGCCATGAGCAATACGAATATCCTTCTTGAGTCTGGTACGAATGAGCTTGAAATCGTGGAGTTTTTTCTGGAGGAGCCAACGCCTTCCGGCAAGGTTTACACCGGGTATTACGGGGTCAACGTGGCCAAGGTGCTGGAGATCATCCGTCTGCCCAAAGTCACGGAGATGCCCCAGGCGCCGCATCCCTGCGTGCTTGGCACCTTCAATTTGCGCGACAAGGTGGTGCCTCTGGTCGATCTTGCGGTCTGGCTCGGCAAGGAGCGATCGGAAGCGGATTCCGACAAGGTGGTGGTGACGGAATTCAACCGGGTGGTCAGCGCTTTTCGCGTTTCCGGCGTCACCCGCATCCATCGCCTCAGCTGGGAGCGGATCGAGCCGCCGAGCATCCAGGTCCAGACCTATTCCGGCAACTCCGTCACGGGCGTGGTGCAGCTCGAAAAGCGGGTGGTCTTCATCCTGGACATGGAAAAGATCGTGGCCGAACTCAATCCCAATCTGGCGCTCAAGGAACTCGACCATGAGGTCTTTGTCGAGCGCCACAAGGAGCTGCCCGACAAGGATATGGTGTTCAAGGCCCTTATCGCCGACGATTCCACCACCATCCGCCGCATGATCGGGACGTCGCTGGAAAAGGCCGGCTTCGAGGTGACGCGCACGATCAACGGCCGCATCGCCTGGGAGCAACTGACCGAGTGGAAAGAAGCCGCGGCCAGGGAAAACAGGCCCATCACCGATTTCGTGCACGTCCTGGTGTCGGATATCGAAATGCCGGCCATGGACGGTCACAGTCTCACCCGCAAGGTCAAAGAGGACCCGGTGCTCAAGCAACTGCCCGTCATCCTCTTTTCATCGCTTATCACCGACAGCCTGCGCCACAAGGGCGAGGCCGTGGGAGCGGACGACCAGATCTCCAAGCCCGAAATGCTCCAGCTCGCCGAACGCGCCCGGGCCCTGGCCTGGGAGCGCCTGGCCGCGAATGTTTAGAGGAGGGGAGATGAAGACAGTGCGAGAGGGGAAACCCTTTTGCAAAGGGTTCTCCCCTCTCGCGCTCTCCCCTTCCTAAACTTTATAATAGGTTGAATTTGTTCGTAATAGGCAAAGTATCCTATTAAAAGTCTTTGGAAAGGGGGGCTGGGGGGAGAACCTTTCTGCAAGAAAGGTTTCCCCCCAGTCTCTTTTCAAGCGCCTATGGCGCGGCGCACCAGTTCGTGACGGCCTGGGCGATGGCCTGGGCGGTTTTTTCCTGTCGCTTGCCGCCGGCGAGTTCCTTTTCCTCTTCCCGGTTGACGATGACTCCCGCCTCCAGCAGCACGGCCGGCATGCGCGCCCTGGCCAGCACCGCCAGCCCGTCGTAGCGGTAGACCCCGGCCTTGTCGTCGACAAGCGGCCGGCGTTCGCCCGGGATGTCCGCCGCGTGGTGGCGGGTGAAGGGAAAGCCCGCCGCGGTCATCCGGCCGCCGATGCGTTTGGCCAGATCCAGGCTGGCCGCCGCCCTGGGGTTTCTCCCCGAATAGAACACCGAATAGCCGTGATAGCGGTCGCAGTAGCGGCGGGTCTTGCCGTCCACGGTCCAGGTCTCGAAGAATTGGGGCTGCGCCGAATCGTGGTGGATGGAGAGCAGAAGTCCTGCTCCCGCCGCATTGGCCCGGGCGGCCCTGGCCGCCGGAGGCAGGTCTGCTCCCTTGGGATCGAGCAGAAAGGCGCGGCTGAAACCGGCCGCTTTGAGGGCGGCGACGACCTGTTTGGCCAGGCGCAGGTTGAAGGCGTATTCCGGCTGGCCGGTGGCGCTGGTCGCGCCGGAAATTTTCGGCCCGTGCCCGGCGTCCACGGCGATGGACAGCGCCGCCGGCCGGCATTTGGCCTCGGCTGATATCGGGGAAAGCAGGCAGGCCAGAACGAGCGCTGCCAGGAAAAGGGGGCTCTTTGCGCGTGCGCCCATGTTCGCCCTCCCGTTGTTTCGATTGGGCTGGTTGTGGCTTCCGCTCTGACGGCCCGTGAGGCAAAAACAGGGGAGAGGCGCGGGCGAGAGACGATGCGC from Solidesulfovibrio fructosivorans JJ] harbors:
- a CDS encoding chemotaxis protein produces the protein MSNTNILLESGTNELEIVEFFLEEPTPSGKVYTGYYGVNVAKVLEIIRLPKVTEMPQAPHPCVLGTFNLRDKVVPLVDLAVWLGKERSEADSDKVVVTEFNRVVSAFRVSGVTRIHRLSWERIEPPSIQVQTYSGNSVTGVVQLEKRVVFILDMEKIVAELNPNLALKELDHEVFVERHKELPDKDMVFKALIADDSTTIRRMIGTSLEKAGFEVTRTINGRIAWEQLTEWKEAAARENRPITDFVHVLVSDIEMPAMDGHSLTRKVKEDPVLKQLPVILFSSLITDSLRHKGEAVGADDQISKPEMLQLAERARALAWERLAANV
- a CDS encoding metal-dependent hydrolase; protein product: MPGYKTHMAGAAVVTGAAVAGAWWLGVYRPGYETMAGLGFFAILGGLFPDVDTDSTGRRFFYGAALLADAILIVRQQYRYAAVLGFCGLLPAIGSHRGWTHTWWAALLVPCTILLGPMLLLGMPWRPFLPYYIAAVLGYFSHLLLDRIA
- a CDS encoding MFS transporter, which produces MHVFDHGSGAPGPQPVTTAHSPALAMLGVNLMVFMATLDMSIVNVALPTLVKALHTDFAVIQWVILSYVLVIASLLLLVSRLGDMHDKKRIFSTGLLLFVGASLCCGLAPSVHWLIAFRAAQGIGAAMSQSLGMAIVTQISPPSSRGRALGLIGGTVAMGLMLGPPLGGVLIGFAGWRSMFLLNVPIGIAALFVVHRFMPFLPPIKEGERFDIPGAITASLTLGSYCLGMTLTQRNGFSDPTAMGLLGVALAGLVLFLAIERRAKAPMLDLSLFANPFISLGLAMSVLVFITGASGFIMPFFLQSAQGRTVMEMGLMMMILPFSMALTAPIAGSLADRYGSCLIRIIGLSILWCGTMALGGLTVTTPWWGYMLRSMPVGLGIGIFQAPNNSAIMGEMPPHRLGVGSGLANYARVFGQSTGLPLVGTVFTSLVLTSGHVGPRMELTSAPPDVLAAGVAGVFRWLAGLLLVAIGLGALTWLLTARRNHAQRG
- a CDS encoding N-acetylmuramoyl-L-alanine amidase family protein; translated protein: MGARAKSPLFLAALVLACLLSPISAEAKCRPAALSIAVDAGHGPKISGATSATGQPEYAFNLRLAKQVVAALKAAGFSRAFLLDPKGADLPPAARAARANAAGAGLLLSIHHDSAQPQFFETWTVDGKTRRYCDRYHGYSVFYSGRNPRAAASLDLAKRIGGRMTAAGFPFTRHHAADIPGERRPLVDDKAGVYRYDGLAVLARARMPAVLLEAGVIVNREEEKELAGGKRQEKTAQAIAQAVTNWCAAP
- a CDS encoding glutaredoxin family protein, yielding MSVKKTVPALSAFFAILLFAQALAFAAGPKVEIFMTSWCPYCAKAEAFFKAKGVPFTASDIEKDAAARMRFQRYGQRGVPLVVIGDVVIPGYSVAEYEKALAVAKAGPSASSQPKMVYGK
- a CDS encoding class I SAM-dependent methyltransferase encodes the protein MTEQGPEVTLGEGTIGYRDGAEAYLLRFFSEHTVGEYELFPKDAPWAIHYHLTPRRKTLLSWIDFGPGGRILELGAGCGALTAHLVTLPHAITAVEGSPERAAVIKARCRNARNLEIVAANAAGLPYEHQYDVVTLVGVLEYAAAFVDGPRPHERLLAEARRYLKDDGCLILAIENRMGHKYLAGLPEDHTGRPYAGINGYPGPGAARTFDRPALTALLARAGFPVSQWYYPSPDYKTPDAVVSERALGMAGIDVLPVLELPTRDYDGRHWPAFSERQFLRSALAAGTAGHFMNSFLVLAAATDDAPLLAANRGTLAVAVNADSCPPRFQTMTRFVAAGDGVDVLRRNLHDLPPATFTSGSQHIKAREPYRLGYVSFLQATLCAVEDCDMAGAAKTLATWMEHIASRARPAGPQSAAGFAAFCRDHLGRAIYPDRESEGWLPGSLLDAHPGNVLFHPETGDIRYIDLEWRLRCDIPLQLLIDRGVNLVGQKLGALAPYLDLPPGASLPPGLEARISRHPLCRRSDAASLDAVTQWLFAAVTHGDLDYRQQGRAL
- a CDS encoding substrate-binding periplasmic protein codes for the protein MKKCLFRAILALLAMAPCLTGPVRAAGEPVTLFVFDRQPYYHLDSGRPDGGFLLTLAQIVFRRAGVPYRIREMPPGRILATFETEDVNSCAVGWLQTPARQRFARFSAPIYVNKPLGVAVRAPLAAKDGPQPLGDLLKKHWKWGLRLGFSYGQALDAAFAAAPAGTVTRFSDPTIMLRLLAKGRLDAILIEPEELSWLLEREPRLAAAMRFVPLAGAKPRARHIMCDDAVSPDVMRRLDAAIDEILGPASDTIRRTEAMRH
- a CDS encoding pyridoxal phosphate-dependent aminotransferase, which codes for MPSAIQHAFTQRAKAIKISATKLMPMIAAGVGDCVSLGQGVPSFGTPAHVVEAVCRALRDSPAAGKYSLQPGMPELRWAVAEKLATEKGLQANPETEIAITVGGMEALLCAVLCLCQEGDEVIVPEPFYPSHVEQVCLAQATPVLVPLRRGDWSLDPAAVAAAVTPRTKAIIINSPHNPTGSVFAEKDLLAVAEIALRHDLYVICDDTYDALSYDAPAFSLTTVKELQPRLVAVGSFSKRYALTGWRVGFAFAPEPIMAQMLKVHDCTAICAPTPAQIAALASLTGPQGIFEGFVSTLAARRKRMQKHLDAMSPTVRYNKPGGAFYVMARYDLPAAPMNVATRLIREGNVITIPGDSFGPGGESSLRLSFGGDEADIDAGCERLAAWFEAERKKS
- a CDS encoding MarR family winged helix-turn-helix transcriptional regulator, producing MENLFACCQARIAMQSERFNLPPAALRALLTLGETRYLAPGELGRRLGVTKSRVTAVTTGLSRQGLIEKHPDPADARVTLLSLTPAGKRACEEIRTFMTGLFTSILSMVEPDKREGVLASLESLRRCMDAVRADLKT
- a CDS encoding monovalent cation:proton antiporter family protein; this encodes MDIPLLPDVTIIFALAVLVILVCHRLKIPALVGMLLTGVVCGPHGLGLVQSAHDVEILAELGVILLLFTIGLELSLSDLSRLKRPVFLGGAAQVLLTWGFFFGLAMFLDVSGGASILLGMLAALSSTAIVLKTLQERAEMEAPHGRVILGILIFQDLLAVPLTLAVPLLAGRTFGFTNSIVFTVFKGAAVLILLVVLSRKLMPRLLLSIVRTRSRELFLLTALGICLAVSLLTAAIGLSVSLGAFLAGLLLSGSDYRESLHEAVLPFKDVFTSLFFISIGMLLNVAAAWDHAGQILGAVVLILCVKAVMAGIATRILGYPARTAALAGVALCQVGEFSFILAKAGFSHHVISEHFYQKFLAASIVTMVLAPFLIAAAPRLAALFCRLTGIRDTPATTPEPGLADHMIILGFGAGGRQLARAAKAADIPYVILEMNPDTVRNEAKKGEPIHFGDASKPGVLVHMGVRDARALAVVISDAAAARRAVEIARCENPALYIVARTRFSSEIKALLDLGANDVIAEEFEASLVVFARVLAKFMVPRDDIEHMAQDIRREGYRAMLPDSLAAMATFSPDKSLAGLHVAIFTVDAASALAGRTLEEARLRRDHNLTVAAVRRGREFLPNPDGPFALSPGDRLYVMGTAESLKEGASLFNAAPTEV